From one Comamonas piscis genomic stretch:
- a CDS encoding cupin domain-containing protein, with protein MTDPIQTSPIPTSRGQGQSIDLLDKIALLQGHWQPRVVAEMNDYQFKVVKIAGEFLWHQHSDTDETFIVLDGQLRIDLRDACGGIRAIDLRAGQMAVIPQGVEHKPCAQGEVKLLLIEPRGVANTGDGEAGERTVANDLWI; from the coding sequence ATGACAGATCCCATCCAAACCTCCCCGATTCCCACCAGCCGTGGCCAAGGCCAGTCCATCGATCTGCTGGACAAGATCGCGCTGCTGCAAGGCCACTGGCAGCCGCGCGTGGTTGCCGAGATGAACGACTACCAGTTCAAGGTCGTCAAGATCGCTGGCGAATTTCTATGGCACCAGCACAGCGACACCGATGAAACCTTCATCGTCCTCGATGGCCAGCTGCGCATCGACCTGCGCGATGCCTGCGGAGGCATCCGCGCTATCGACCTGCGGGCAGGCCAAATGGCCGTCATCCCTCAGGGGGTAGAGCACAAGCCTTGCGCGCAGGGAGAGGTCAAGCTGCTGTTGATTGAGCCACGCGGGGTGGCGAATACGGGGGATGGGGAGGCGGGGGAGCGCACGGTGGCGAATGATCTTTGGATTTAA
- the pntB gene encoding Re/Si-specific NAD(P)(+) transhydrogenase subunit beta, with protein MTESLATVAYLGAAILFILSLGGLSHPETARRGNLLGMLGMGLAVLVTVFGPRVSSSGVVAIVIALVLGGGIGLYAAKRVKMTQMPELVALMHSLVGLAACLVGFASYIDTSHPLQGAERAIHAGEVYIGILIGAVTFSGSLVAFGKLNGRIGGKPLLLPGRHLLNLLGLVVVVALGCWFVQTASLGLGMLALLVMTAIALLFGIHMVMAIGGADMPVVVSMLNSYSGWAAAATGFMLGNDLLIVTGALVGSSGAILSYIMCQAMNRSFISVIAGGFGSGAPAPTGQAGAAPQGEVVAISAADTAELLREAKRVVIVPGYGMAVAQAQHTVNEITRTLRERGVEVRFAIHPVAGRMPGHMNVLLAEAKLPYDIVLEMDEINDDFPDTDVAMVIGANDIVNPAAQDDPTSPIAGMPVLEVWKARQSVVMKRSMATGYAGVDNPLFYKDNNRMLFGDAKQMLDEVLATLKSGV; from the coding sequence ATGACCGAAAGCCTCGCAACCGTTGCCTACCTGGGCGCTGCCATTTTGTTCATCCTCAGCCTGGGGGGGCTGTCGCACCCGGAGACCGCGCGGCGCGGCAATCTGCTGGGCATGCTGGGCATGGGCCTGGCAGTGCTGGTGACTGTTTTTGGCCCGCGCGTGTCGTCGTCCGGCGTGGTGGCGATTGTCATCGCGCTGGTGCTGGGCGGTGGCATAGGGCTGTATGCCGCCAAGCGGGTCAAGATGACCCAGATGCCCGAGCTGGTGGCGCTGATGCACAGCCTGGTCGGTCTGGCTGCCTGCCTGGTGGGGTTTGCCAGCTATATCGATACCTCCCACCCGCTGCAAGGCGCGGAGCGGGCCATCCACGCGGGCGAGGTCTATATCGGCATACTCATTGGCGCCGTCACTTTCTCGGGCTCGCTGGTGGCCTTTGGCAAGCTCAATGGCCGCATTGGTGGCAAGCCGCTGCTGCTGCCCGGGCGCCATCTGCTCAATCTGCTGGGGCTGGTGGTGGTGGTCGCGCTGGGCTGCTGGTTTGTGCAGACCGCATCGCTGGGCCTGGGCATGCTGGCGCTGCTGGTGATGACCGCCATCGCGCTGCTGTTTGGCATCCACATGGTGATGGCCATTGGCGGTGCGGACATGCCGGTGGTGGTGTCGATGCTCAACAGCTACTCGGGCTGGGCGGCAGCCGCCACCGGCTTCATGCTGGGCAACGACTTGCTGATCGTCACTGGCGCGCTGGTGGGCTCGTCGGGTGCGATTCTGAGCTACATCATGTGCCAGGCGATGAACCGCAGCTTTATCAGCGTGATTGCCGGCGGCTTTGGCAGCGGTGCGCCCGCGCCCACTGGCCAGGCCGGCGCCGCACCCCAGGGCGAGGTGGTGGCCATCAGCGCGGCCGACACCGCCGAGCTGCTGCGCGAGGCCAAGCGCGTGGTCATCGTGCCGGGCTACGGCATGGCCGTGGCCCAGGCCCAGCACACCGTCAACGAGATCACCCGGACCTTGCGCGAGCGCGGGGTCGAGGTGCGCTTTGCGATCCACCCGGTCGCTGGCCGCATGCCCGGCCACATGAATGTGCTGCTGGCCGAGGCCAAGCTGCCCTATGACATCGTGCTGGAGATGGATGAGATCAATGACGACTTTCCCGATACCGATGTGGCCATGGTCATCGGCGCCAACGACATCGTGAACCCCGCCGCGCAGGACGACCCCACAAGCCCCATTGCCGGCATGCCGGTGCTGGAGGTCTGGAAGGCGCGGCAGTCCGTCGTGATGAAGCGCTCGATGGCGACCGGTTATGCCGGCGTGGACAACCCGCTCTTCTACAAAGACAACAACCGCATGCTGTTTGGCGATGCCAAGCAGATGCTCGATGAGGTGCTGGCAACGCTCAAAAGCGGGGTGTAG
- a CDS encoding GNAT family N-acetyltransferase, with the protein MLQPARLHFRDFSPADLFVVAHAMGDARLTAFYGLDTAHSDARAIAQEQLDWYSSVASEGSGWWQAVLLDGAVIAAVGIYDHDDEADSADLGYWLLPDHWGHGWMDQALRQWLPAAFAQMGLHSVVAYVEPENAASTRLLGRLGFCHEGLLRDCSKRDGQYLSLQRYSLLASELPGL; encoded by the coding sequence ATGTTGCAGCCCGCCCGCCTCCATTTCCGCGATTTTTCCCCCGCCGATCTGTTTGTCGTCGCCCATGCGATGGGTGATGCACGGCTGACCGCGTTCTACGGGTTGGACACGGCCCACAGCGATGCCAGGGCGATTGCGCAGGAACAACTCGATTGGTATTCCTCCGTGGCCAGCGAAGGCAGCGGCTGGTGGCAGGCGGTGCTGCTGGATGGTGCCGTGATCGCGGCAGTCGGCATCTACGACCATGACGACGAGGCCGACAGTGCCGATCTGGGCTACTGGCTTTTGCCCGATCACTGGGGCCATGGCTGGATGGACCAGGCACTGCGCCAATGGCTACCCGCTGCGTTTGCGCAGATGGGCTTGCACAGCGTGGTGGCCTATGTGGAGCCTGAGAATGCGGCATCCACCCGGCTGCTGGGCCGCCTGGGCTTTTGCCATGAAGGCCTGCTGCGCGACTGCAGCAAGCGTGATGGACAGTACCTTTCGCTGCAGCGCTATTCGCTGCTGGCGAGCGAGCTACCGGGGCTGTAG
- a CDS encoding AraC family transcriptional regulator, with protein sequence MPRPPALPRSDWVLRSPPSASMERIEAWFQGNAYAMHRHDTYAIGRTLAGVQSFHYRRGRRDSLAGSTLVLHPDEAHDGQAGTDEGFRYRMVYVEPALIQDILGGSALPFLEGGITNDPAISAAAEALLQGVHDVVEPLEQGDALAQLAHALAAATGGVGTRRAKAKGDYQAARRARDYLQAHANRVVALDELEAATGRDRWSLSHDFRMFYGTSPYRYLTMRRLDALRRLLLAGLSLADAAQDAGFADQSHMTRHFLKTFGITPGRWLQVIGHAPRR encoded by the coding sequence ATGCCCCGCCCCCCTGCCTTGCCACGTTCGGATTGGGTGCTGCGCAGCCCACCTTCGGCCAGCATGGAGCGCATCGAGGCCTGGTTCCAGGGCAATGCCTACGCGATGCACCGCCACGACACCTATGCGATCGGGCGCACCCTGGCGGGCGTGCAAAGCTTTCACTACCGGCGCGGCCGGCGCGACAGCCTGGCCGGCAGCACCCTGGTGCTGCATCCCGACGAGGCGCATGACGGGCAGGCCGGCACGGACGAGGGCTTTCGCTACCGCATGGTCTATGTGGAGCCGGCGCTGATCCAGGACATTCTGGGCGGCAGCGCCTTGCCTTTTCTGGAAGGCGGCATCACCAACGACCCGGCGATATCGGCTGCCGCCGAGGCCTTGCTGCAAGGCGTACACGATGTTGTCGAGCCCTTGGAGCAAGGCGATGCGCTGGCGCAGCTGGCCCATGCGCTGGCCGCTGCTACCGGCGGGGTCGGCACGCGGCGCGCCAAGGCCAAGGGCGACTATCAGGCCGCCCGCCGCGCGCGTGACTATCTGCAGGCCCATGCCAACCGGGTGGTGGCGCTGGACGAGCTGGAAGCCGCCACCGGCCGCGACCGCTGGAGCCTGTCGCATGATTTCCGCATGTTTTACGGCACCAGCCCCTACCGCTATCTGACCATGCGCCGGCTCGATGCCCTGCGGCGCCTGCTGCTGGCGGGCCTGTCATTGGCCGATGCGGCGCAGGATGCTGGCTTTGCCGACCAAAGCCATATGACGCGGCATTTTCTGAAAACCTTTGGCATCACGCCGGGGCGCTGGCTGCAGGTCATCGGCCATGCGCCGCGCCGCTGA
- a CDS encoding Re/Si-specific NAD(P)(+) transhydrogenase subunit alpha: MPREIFAGEKRVATVPAVVEKLVKLGFRVSVAAGAGDAASFGDAAYRAAGAQVMPSSAIWAGADILFKVRPPTAEECEWMHAGQILVGFVWPAQNPELMAQLAAKGLTVLAMDALPRTLSRAQKMDALTSMAGVSGYRAVVEAAHAFGRFFNGQITAAGKVPPAQVFIAGAGVAGLSAIGTAVSLGAVVRANDTRAEAADQVVSLGGTFVPVDYAEEGGGSGGYAKVMSEGFQAAQRQMYAQQAAWADIIITTALIPGKPAPRLITAEMVQAMKPGSVIVDMAAEQGGNCELTVPGEAVVRHGVTIVGYTDLASRLAAQSSTLYANNLLRLTEELCKAKDGVAVVNMEDDAIRGLTVVYQGSISWPAPALAAAPVAKPAAAAGAAAASPAAAKKRGHGHGAGSPMPARTLAIIFAVLALLFWLVGAHAPAAFLGHLTVFVLACFIGYMVVWNVTPALHTPLMSVTNAISSIIAIGALVQMAPPGVVGADRPGLLIGALAFVALVLTAINMFGGFAVTRRMLAMFRK, encoded by the coding sequence ATGCCGCGCGAGATATTCGCTGGCGAAAAACGCGTGGCTACCGTGCCTGCGGTGGTGGAAAAGCTGGTCAAGCTGGGCTTTCGCGTCAGCGTGGCGGCGGGCGCTGGCGATGCGGCCAGTTTTGGCGATGCGGCCTACCGTGCCGCAGGTGCGCAGGTGATGCCCAGTTCGGCGATCTGGGCGGGGGCGGACATTCTTTTCAAGGTGCGGCCGCCTACCGCTGAAGAATGCGAATGGATGCATGCCGGCCAGATTCTGGTCGGCTTTGTTTGGCCCGCGCAAAACCCCGAGCTGATGGCGCAGCTGGCAGCCAAGGGGCTGACGGTGCTGGCAATGGATGCGCTGCCGCGCACCTTGAGCCGCGCGCAGAAGATGGATGCGCTGACGTCGATGGCGGGGGTCAGCGGCTACCGCGCGGTGGTGGAGGCGGCCCATGCGTTTGGCCGCTTTTTTAATGGGCAGATCACGGCGGCGGGCAAGGTGCCGCCTGCGCAGGTGTTTATTGCGGGGGCCGGGGTGGCGGGCTTGTCGGCCATTGGTACCGCCGTCAGCCTGGGTGCCGTTGTGCGCGCCAACGACACGCGCGCGGAGGCGGCCGACCAGGTGGTGTCGCTGGGCGGCACCTTTGTGCCGGTGGATTACGCCGAAGAGGGCGGTGGTAGTGGCGGCTACGCCAAGGTGATGAGCGAGGGCTTTCAGGCGGCCCAGCGCCAGATGTATGCGCAGCAGGCCGCATGGGCCGACATCATCATCACCACGGCCCTAATCCCCGGCAAGCCCGCGCCGCGCTTGATTACGGCCGAGATGGTGCAGGCGATGAAGCCCGGCAGCGTGATTGTGGACATGGCCGCCGAGCAGGGCGGCAACTGCGAGCTGACGGTGCCCGGCGAGGCGGTGGTGCGCCATGGCGTGACGATTGTTGGCTACACGGATCTGGCCTCGCGGCTGGCCGCGCAGTCGTCCACCCTGTATGCCAACAACCTGCTGCGCCTGACCGAGGAGCTGTGCAAGGCCAAGGATGGGGTCGCCGTGGTGAACATGGAGGATGACGCGATCCGGGGTTTGACGGTGGTGTACCAGGGCAGCATCAGCTGGCCAGCGCCTGCGCTGGCGGCCGCACCCGTGGCCAAGCCGGCAGCTGCTGCGGGCGCTGCAGCCGCCAGCCCGGCAGCGGCCAAAAAACGGGGCCACGGCCACGGCGCTGGCAGCCCTATGCCTGCGCGCACTTTGGCCATCATTTTTGCGGTGCTGGCGCTGCTCTTTTGGCTGGTCGGCGCCCATGCGCCGGCGGCCTTTCTGGGCCACCTGACGGTGTTTGTGCTGGCCTGCTTTATCGGCTACATGGTCGTCTGGAATGTGACGCCCGCGCTGCACACGCCGCTGATGAGCGTGACCAATGCGATCTCCAGCATCATCGCGATTGGCGCGCTGGTGCAGATGGCGCCGCCGGGCGTGGTGGGCGCAGACCGACCGGGGCTGCTGATAGGCGCACTGGCCTTTGTGGCCTTGGTGCTCACGGCGATCAATATGTTTGGTGGTTTTGCGGTCACGCGCCGCATGCTGGCCATGTTCCGCAAATAG
- a CDS encoding TonB-dependent siderophore receptor, translated as MSIQAGEQGWRLRAVAAAVALLGAQAIQAQTQAAVPTPSAQDPTLETVQVLGTAESAWKQAPGVSTVTREDLDSQPSNDLADVLRQQPGVNLTSNSSSGQRGNNRQIDLRGMGPENTLILVDGKPVNSRGSVRYGWRGERDTRGDMNWVPQEAVEQIEVLRGPAAARYGNGAAGGVVNIITKGIPDKLSGSATVYYNQPEDSRDGSSSRTSFSLAGPISEQLGFRLSGNADKTDADAWDINQGHASTRAGIYAGTFPAGREGVRDRNLSGRLSLKPAAGHRIDFDASFARQGNIYAGDTQNTNNYTVDANGKLVATSQRVLDALGTETNRMYRSTYAVTHKGEYDFGSSTAYLQYETTRNTRMNEGLAGGTEGLFSSDAYGTSKLDILTAHGEISARGKWGSLPHVMTVGAEWVEQKLEDSNSVSQTTTEAGSVPGVDNTGRSGKVSSRIASVFVEDNIELNARTLLTPGLRLDQHSEVGTNWSPSLNLSHFLTDKVTLKAGVARAYKAPNLYQTNPNYLLYSRGIGCWGAGGACYLMGNADLKPETSINKELGIEYADEGLLAGVTLFHNDYRNKIDAGMTPIGTATGGTGAYANADVFTWTNIPKAVVSGVEGTFNIKLSPAVRLSNNLTYMVQSKNKTTGEQLSIIPKYTLNSRVEWQTTNALQLLGSVTWYGGQKPNKLDYQGLPLTGEETRRLAPYALVGVGARYSFSKDVTLTAGIKNLFDKRLYRMGNAVGVNNPRTIYGAGAATYNEPGRSFYASLTAKF; from the coding sequence ATGTCGATCCAGGCAGGGGAACAGGGGTGGCGTTTGCGCGCCGTGGCAGCGGCGGTGGCCTTGTTGGGCGCACAGGCTATACAGGCACAAACCCAGGCAGCGGTGCCCACACCGTCGGCGCAGGATCCAACCTTGGAGACGGTGCAGGTGCTGGGCACGGCAGAAAGCGCCTGGAAGCAGGCACCAGGCGTCTCGACCGTCACGCGCGAGGACCTGGACAGCCAGCCGAGCAATGACCTGGCCGATGTGCTGCGCCAGCAGCCCGGTGTGAACCTGACCAGCAACTCCAGCAGCGGCCAGCGCGGCAACAACCGCCAGATCGACCTGCGCGGCATGGGCCCGGAAAACACCTTGATCCTCGTCGATGGCAAGCCCGTCAACAGCCGGGGATCGGTGCGCTACGGCTGGCGCGGAGAGCGCGACACCCGGGGTGACATGAACTGGGTGCCGCAGGAGGCCGTCGAGCAGATCGAGGTGCTGCGCGGCCCCGCTGCCGCCCGCTACGGCAATGGCGCCGCTGGCGGCGTGGTCAATATCATCACCAAGGGCATCCCTGACAAGCTGAGCGGCAGCGCGACGGTCTACTACAACCAGCCAGAAGATTCGCGCGACGGCAGCAGCAGCCGCACCAGCTTCTCGCTGGCCGGCCCCATTTCGGAGCAGCTAGGCTTTCGCCTGAGTGGCAATGCGGATAAGACCGATGCCGACGCCTGGGACATCAACCAGGGCCATGCCTCCACCCGCGCCGGCATTTACGCTGGCACCTTCCCTGCCGGCCGCGAAGGCGTGCGCGACCGCAACCTGTCTGGGCGCCTGAGCTTGAAGCCCGCAGCGGGCCATCGCATCGACTTCGATGCCAGCTTTGCGCGACAAGGCAATATCTACGCGGGCGATACGCAAAACACCAACAACTACACGGTCGATGCGAATGGCAAGCTGGTGGCGACCTCGCAGCGTGTGCTGGACGCGCTGGGCACGGAAACCAACCGCATGTACCGCTCGACCTATGCCGTCACGCACAAGGGCGAGTACGACTTTGGTAGCTCGACCGCCTACCTGCAGTACGAAACTACGCGCAACACCCGCATGAACGAAGGCCTGGCCGGCGGCACCGAAGGCCTGTTCTCCAGCGATGCCTATGGCACTTCCAAGCTCGACATCCTGACGGCCCATGGCGAGATCAGCGCCCGGGGCAAATGGGGCAGCCTGCCCCATGTGATGACGGTGGGCGCTGAATGGGTGGAGCAAAAGTTGGAAGACAGCAACTCGGTATCGCAGACCACGACCGAGGCTGGCAGCGTGCCAGGGGTGGACAACACGGGCCGCAGCGGCAAGGTCTCCTCGCGCATTGCCTCGGTCTTTGTCGAAGACAACATCGAGCTCAATGCCCGCACCTTGCTGACCCCTGGCCTGCGCCTGGACCAGCACAGCGAGGTGGGTACGAACTGGAGCCCGTCGCTGAACCTGTCGCACTTTCTGACCGACAAGGTCACGTTGAAGGCCGGCGTGGCCCGTGCCTACAAGGCCCCCAACCTGTACCAGACCAACCCCAACTACCTGCTCTACAGCCGTGGCATTGGTTGCTGGGGCGCGGGCGGCGCCTGCTACCTGATGGGCAATGCCGACCTCAAGCCCGAAACCAGCATCAACAAGGAACTGGGCATTGAGTATGCCGACGAGGGCCTGCTGGCCGGTGTGACCCTGTTCCACAACGACTACCGAAACAAGATCGATGCGGGCATGACCCCCATCGGAACCGCGACCGGCGGTACGGGCGCCTATGCCAATGCCGATGTGTTCACCTGGACCAATATCCCCAAGGCCGTGGTGTCTGGCGTGGAGGGCACGTTCAACATCAAGCTGAGCCCTGCAGTGCGTTTGAGCAACAACCTCACCTACATGGTGCAGAGCAAGAACAAGACCACGGGCGAGCAGCTGTCCATCATCCCCAAGTACACGCTCAACTCGCGGGTGGAATGGCAGACCACCAACGCCTTGCAACTGCTGGGCTCAGTGACCTGGTACGGCGGCCAAAAGCCCAACAAGCTGGACTACCAGGGCCTGCCGCTGACCGGCGAGGAAACCCGCCGCCTGGCACCCTATGCGCTGGTGGGTGTGGGCGCGCGCTACAGCTTCAGCAAGGATGTCACCCTGACTGCCGGCATCAAGAACCTGTTTGACAAGCGCCTCTACCGCATGGGCAATGCCGTGGGCGTGAACAACCCGCGCACCATCTATGGTGCCGGTGCCGCGACCTACAACGAGCCGGGCCGTTCGTTCTACGCCTCGCTGACCGCCAAGTTCTGA
- a CDS encoding MBL fold metallo-hydrolase, whose amino-acid sequence MLHYHTIPVTAFQQNCSLVWCDQQMEAAVIDPGGDLERIEAEIERLGLQLKAIWLTHAHIDHAGGAGELAEQHGLPIIGPHPGDQFWIDGLPQQSQMFGFPPALSFTPTRWLQDGDTVSIGQETLQVRHCPGHTPGHVVFHAPQITRCFVGDVLFAGSIGRTDFPQGNHQQLIDSITQRLWPMGDATVFIPGHGPESSFGRERQSNPYVGGT is encoded by the coding sequence ATGCTCCACTACCACACGATCCCCGTCACCGCGTTTCAGCAAAACTGCTCCTTGGTCTGGTGCGACCAGCAAATGGAGGCCGCCGTCATCGATCCCGGCGGCGATCTGGAGCGCATCGAGGCGGAGATCGAGCGCCTGGGTCTGCAGCTCAAGGCCATCTGGCTGACCCATGCGCATATCGACCATGCCGGTGGCGCGGGCGAGTTGGCCGAGCAGCACGGCCTGCCAATCATTGGCCCGCACCCGGGCGACCAGTTCTGGATTGATGGCCTGCCCCAGCAAAGCCAGATGTTTGGCTTTCCGCCTGCGCTAAGCTTTACGCCCACGCGCTGGCTGCAGGATGGCGATACGGTCAGCATCGGGCAGGAAACCCTGCAGGTGCGCCACTGCCCCGGCCACACCCCTGGCCATGTGGTCTTCCATGCGCCGCAAATCACGCGCTGCTTTGTCGGCGATGTGCTGTTTGCCGGCAGCATTGGCCGCACCGATTTCCCCCAGGGCAACCACCAGCAGCTGATCGACTCCATCACCCAGCGGCTCTGGCCCATGGGCGATGCGACGGTGTTCATCCCCGGCCATGGCCCCGAGAGCAGCTTTGGCCGCGAACGCCAAAGCAACCCCTATGTGGGTGGGACCTGA
- a CDS encoding exodeoxyribonuclease III, which yields MFKLTSLNLNGIRSAATKGVIPWIEATRPDCICVQEIKAQQADMLDKFEVIDEMNGYFQFAEKKGYSGVGVYTRHAPSDVVVGFSPNEFDAEGRYVELRFDTPTRKFSIISCYFPSGSSGEIRQAAKYRFLAELHPHLMRLRAERDFILCGDINIAHTNADIKNWRSNQKNSGFLPEERSWMTQLFEKEAEAGGLVDVYRVLQPDTTDACYTWWSNRGQAYANNVGWRLDYHLATPAIAALARKEHIYKDVKFSDHAPITIDYDFQL from the coding sequence TTGTTCAAGTTAACCAGCCTCAACCTCAACGGCATCCGCTCCGCTGCCACCAAGGGCGTGATCCCCTGGATTGAGGCAACCCGGCCCGATTGTATTTGTGTGCAGGAAATCAAGGCACAGCAAGCGGATATGCTGGACAAGTTCGAAGTCATTGACGAGATGAATGGGTATTTCCAGTTTGCCGAGAAAAAAGGCTACTCGGGCGTCGGCGTCTACACCCGCCATGCGCCCAGCGATGTGGTGGTGGGCTTCTCGCCCAATGAGTTCGATGCCGAAGGCCGCTATGTGGAGCTGCGCTTTGACACCCCTACCCGCAAGTTCTCCATCATCAGCTGCTACTTTCCCAGCGGCAGCTCCGGCGAGATCCGCCAGGCCGCCAAGTACCGCTTTCTGGCCGAGCTGCATCCGCACTTGATGCGCCTGCGCGCCGAGCGCGATTTCATCCTCTGCGGCGACATCAACATCGCCCACACCAATGCCGACATCAAAAACTGGCGCAGCAACCAGAAGAACAGCGGCTTTCTGCCCGAAGAGCGCAGCTGGATGACCCAGCTGTTCGAGAAAGAGGCCGAAGCCGGCGGCCTGGTCGATGTGTACCGCGTGCTGCAGCCCGACACCACCGACGCCTGCTACACCTGGTGGAGCAACCGGGGCCAGGCCTATGCCAACAACGTGGGATGGCGCCTGGACTACCATCTGGCCACGCCAGCGATTGCCGCGCTGGCCCGCAAGGAGCACATCTACAAGGATGTGAAGTTCTCGGACCACGCACCCATCACCATCGACTACGACTTCCAGCTCTAA
- the pyrE gene encoding orotate phosphoribosyltransferase: MVVSLPQSGADAQLAQDFVEFAVDAGVLRFGQFTTKAGRISPYFFNAGLFDDGAKMARLSEFYAKAILASGVAFDMVFGPAYKGIPLAATVAVELARQGKNVPFAYNRKEAKDHGEGGSLVGAPLQGRVLIIDDVMSAGTAARESIALIKGAGAIPYGMAIALDRQEKATENGKDVSHSAVQYVRDQLGMQVCTIAKLEDLLAFLAQGTAADSMRAHHSQVLAYRERYGVGN, from the coding sequence ATGGTCGTAAGTCTCCCACAGTCAGGCGCGGATGCGCAGCTGGCGCAGGATTTTGTAGAGTTTGCAGTGGACGCTGGCGTGCTGCGCTTTGGGCAGTTCACCACCAAGGCCGGACGCATCAGCCCGTATTTCTTCAATGCGGGCCTGTTTGACGATGGCGCCAAGATGGCGCGCCTGTCCGAATTCTATGCAAAAGCGATTCTGGCCAGCGGCGTAGCCTTTGACATGGTGTTTGGCCCAGCTTACAAGGGCATTCCGCTGGCCGCGACTGTGGCGGTGGAGCTGGCGCGCCAGGGCAAGAACGTGCCCTTTGCCTACAACCGCAAAGAAGCCAAGGACCATGGCGAAGGTGGCAGCCTGGTGGGCGCGCCACTCCAGGGCCGGGTGCTGATCATTGACGATGTCATGTCGGCCGGTACCGCCGCGCGCGAATCGATTGCGCTGATCAAGGGCGCGGGCGCAATCCCCTACGGCATGGCCATTGCATTGGACAGACAGGAAAAAGCCACTGAGAATGGTAAAGATGTGTCGCACAGCGCGGTGCAATATGTGCGCGATCAGCTGGGAATGCAGGTCTGCACCATTGCCAAGCTGGAGGACCTGCTGGCCTTTCTGGCCCAAGGTACTGCGGCAGACTCGATGCGTGCACACCACAGTCAGGTATTGGCGTACCGGGAACGCTATGGCGTCGGTAATTGA
- a CDS encoding DNA-3-methyladenine glycosylase I translates to MALDPLAPGLALADDQHARCSWCMASPLYQHYHDHEWGFPVHEDRRLFEKICLEGFQAGLSWLTILNKRESFRAAFAQFDAPTVAQFGADDVQRLLADAGIVRHRGKIEAVINNAQRLAEVQREFGSFDAYLWRFAPAPSSRPERITLDAVRQMGVPPEAVALSKDLKKRGWKFVGPTTVYAFMQAMGMVNDHLHGCHVRDGRPA, encoded by the coding sequence ATGGCTCTCGACCCACTCGCCCCAGGTCTGGCCCTGGCCGATGACCAGCACGCGCGTTGCAGCTGGTGCATGGCCTCACCCCTCTACCAGCACTACCACGACCATGAATGGGGCTTCCCCGTGCATGAGGACCGCCGCTTGTTTGAGAAGATTTGCCTGGAAGGTTTTCAGGCAGGCCTGAGCTGGCTGACGATTTTGAACAAGCGTGAATCCTTTCGGGCGGCCTTTGCGCAGTTCGATGCCCCAACGGTGGCGCAGTTTGGTGCCGATGATGTGCAGCGCCTGCTGGCCGATGCCGGCATCGTGCGCCACCGGGGCAAGATCGAGGCCGTGATCAACAATGCCCAGCGTCTGGCCGAGGTGCAGCGCGAGTTTGGCAGTTTTGATGCTTATCTGTGGCGCTTTGCGCCTGCGCCGAGCAGTCGTCCGGAGCGCATTACCTTGGACGCCGTGCGCCAGATGGGCGTGCCGCCCGAGGCGGTGGCGCTGTCCAAGGATTTGAAGAAAAGGGGCTGGAAGTTTGTCGGCCCCACCACGGTCTACGCCTTTATGCAGGCCATGGGCATGGTCAATGACCACCTGCATGGCTGCCATGTGCGGGATGGCCGGCCAGCCTGA
- a CDS encoding DUF4124 domain-containing protein produces MMRKDCCAAALAVVMLASAGASHAQKSPATSMVYSCVDAGGRRLTADRPIAACADREQQVTLPGGAVRTVGPTYSERERAEQAAQQRREAEERYRANDSKRRERALATRYPSKAAHDAERGEAVDVLRAQIRIVQERRSFLLEDRKKIDQDMEFYRKDPSKAPALLQSRLDSNRRDFKEVDEQIATINEEIKATNLRFDEEAQSLRPYWTPAAAK; encoded by the coding sequence ATGATGCGGAAGGACTGCTGTGCAGCTGCTTTGGCCGTGGTGATGCTGGCGTCTGCTGGCGCCAGCCATGCGCAAAAGTCCCCCGCCACCAGCATGGTCTACAGCTGCGTGGATGCGGGAGGCCGCCGCTTGACGGCAGACCGGCCCATTGCCGCCTGTGCAGACCGGGAGCAGCAGGTCACCCTGCCCGGCGGTGCGGTGCGCACGGTCGGGCCTACGTATTCCGAGCGCGAGCGCGCCGAGCAGGCCGCCCAGCAGCGCCGCGAGGCCGAAGAGCGCTACCGCGCCAACGACAGCAAGCGCCGCGAGCGCGCGCTGGCCACCCGCTACCCCAGCAAAGCCGCCCATGACGCCGAGCGCGGAGAAGCCGTCGATGTGCTGCGCGCCCAGATCCGTATCGTGCAGGAGCGCCGCAGCTTCTTGCTCGAAGACCGCAAGAAGATCGACCAGGACATGGAGTTCTACCGAAAAGACCCCAGCAAGGCGCCCGCACTGCTGCAGTCGCGGCTGGATAGCAACCGCCGTGATTTCAAGGAAGTGGACGAGCAGATCGCCACGATCAATGAAGAAATCAAGGCCACCAACCTGCGCTTTGACGAAGAGGCACAAAGCCTCAGACCCTACTGGACCCCGGCTGCTGCCAAGTAG